The sequence below is a genomic window from Thermotoga sp..
TCTGAAGAAGATTGGTAGAAGAGACATCAATTTCGTGTACGGTCTCTCAAAGAGCACCCATTTTAAGGAAAAATTCAAAGAATGGCTCGACATTCTAAAGATTAATAAAGCACTGGAAAAAGCGAAAATAGGACTTGTTGGAGGTCATGCAAAGACCTTCATAAATGTCGATGTTTATGAACCTCTGCTCTTTAAAGAATTTGGCATTATGATTGAACACATATCACTGGAGACCGTTTTTGGTTTAGCGATGGACTCTAACTCTTTGGAATCAGTGAAACAGGAAATAGAAAGAGTCTATGATACTAGCAAGATTTCCGAAGAGAAGAAAAAGAAAGTTGCCAACCTGGCAATTTCCTTGAGAAGAATCATGGAAACAGGAAATTTTGACGCATTAGCCATCAGATGTTGGCCAGAGTTTGTCTTTCATTACGGTATATCACCATGTGCAGCTATGGCTTGGAATATGGCTCAAGGAGCCATTCTAAGCTGTGAAGGAGATATCTTAGGAGCGATTACCATGCTGATGTTCAAAGCAATAGGTTGTCAAGATGTTTACCTTTCAGATATCAGCCAGATCATAGAAGAAGAATCGGCTCTCTTGATGTGGCACTGCGGTGTTGCTCCCCATAACCTATGGGATGGAAAGTCCAAAAAATCTTTGGAAACTTACTTTGCAGGTGGAAAAGGCGTCACTACAGATTTTGTCCTGAAACCAGGACATGTAACTATTGCTCGTGTCGATTATACAGAAGGGAAGTGGACCCTTTTTGTAACAGAGGGCGAGGCTATTCCTACAGATCAGGAACTGAAAGGAACGTATGTAAGAGTCAAGGTAAAAGATCCATTAAAAGTTGTTAACACAGTTGTGGAAAATGGTCTTCCTCATCATGTTGTCATTGGATATGGATCTTTTGCTAAATCCCTTGTAGGATTCTCAAAAATGAGAGGTTGGAGAGTGATAGGTGATGATCTCTTGTGAACTATTCGAAGATAAGTTCTCTGTGAAAATCAATGACCGCATCCTTTTTTCCTCAAATAATGTCTGGGAAGGTGTTGGAAAAGATAAGATCAAAGATCATCATGGACACTTCTTCATAAGGTCATCCTTGAAAGAAAGAAAACCATTTAAAGGGAGCATTAAGATTGTCTCTAGAGAACCTTTGGAGATTGAGATTCACTCTTCAAGTGAAGCAACCAACAGACTGATACTGGAAATTGAATTGGAGGATGATGAATGTATTTTCGGAGGGGGAGAACAGTATAATGAACTGAACTTGACAGGGAAAAAGTTCCCCATATTTGTCCAGGAACAAGGTGTTGGCAGAGGAAGAAACATGATATCCCTCCTTGCAGCTTTGAAAAGAGTAAGAGGCAGTTGGTACACTACATATTTCCCTCAACCTGTTTTC
It includes:
- a CDS encoding fucose isomerase, which encodes MKEYKEITWITPPDVIEYTENLVSFLSRVQKEDIDGIVIMSATFHLGDIALFLSKEFPNVPILCWAVPELPYSSEGRVRLNSLVGAHLDVSNLKKIGRRDINFVYGLSKSTHFKEKFKEWLDILKINKALEKAKIGLVGGHAKTFINVDVYEPLLFKEFGIMIEHISLETVFGLAMDSNSLESVKQEIERVYDTSKISEEKKKKVANLAISLRRIMETGNFDALAIRCWPEFVFHYGISPCAAMAWNMAQGAILSCEGDILGAITMLMFKAIGCQDVYLSDISQIIEEESALLMWHCGVAPHNLWDGKSKKSLETYFAGGKGVTTDFVLKPGHVTIARVDYTEGKWTLFVTEGEAIPTDQELKGTYVRVKVKDPLKVVNTVVENGLPHHVVIGYGSFAKSLVGFSKMRGWRVIGDDLL